One stretch of Bacillota bacterium DNA includes these proteins:
- a CDS encoding nucleotidyltransferase, whose protein sequence is MGIPESQLETWSHQGAVSTAKSTHESIRNALSSYEWPDSVEYEVYLQGSYKNSTNIRGDMDVDLVAQLNSTFYSNLSEKQKDDLGLSPASYDWPDFNLDVLQALKDCYSAQTITEGNKCIKVKGGSGRLPADVVVCARYLNYKNLSVCVEGMTFWTRNEHRQVINYPKIHLANGIKKHQNTTNRYKPTVRMFKNARNYLETHNHISPDLAPSYFLECLLYNVSDSNFSSSCQDTFYNAVNFLNGVDYEAFVAQNEQLALFGNTPEQWSVSSARNLVRALIQLWNDW, encoded by the coding sequence ATGGGAATTCCAGAATCTCAATTGGAGACTTGGTCTCACCAAGGTGCAGTATCTACTGCTAAGAGTACCCATGAGTCTATACGAAATGCTCTGAGTTCCTACGAATGGCCAGATAGCGTTGAATACGAAGTCTACCTTCAGGGCTCGTATAAAAACAGCACCAACATTCGCGGGGACATGGATGTCGATTTGGTGGCTCAGCTTAACTCGACTTTCTACAGCAACCTGTCTGAGAAGCAAAAAGACGATCTGGGACTATCCCCGGCCTCCTATGATTGGCCTGATTTCAACCTCGATGTGCTACAAGCTCTAAAAGATTGCTATAGCGCACAGACTATCACTGAAGGAAACAAGTGCATCAAAGTGAAAGGTGGAAGTGGACGCTTGCCCGCAGATGTTGTCGTATGCGCCCGATATCTGAACTATAAGAACCTCTCCGTGTGTGTAGAAGGGATGACTTTTTGGACCCGCAACGAACATCGACAAGTCATAAACTATCCCAAAATTCACCTTGCCAATGGCATCAAGAAACACCAGAACACCACCAACAGGTATAAACCCACGGTGAGGATGTTCAAGAATGCACGAAACTATCTTGAAACCCACAACCATATTTCGCCTGATTTGGCGCCATCGTACTTCTTGGAGTGCCTACTCTACAATGTCTCCGACTCCAACTTTAGCAGCAGCTGCCAGGACACCTTCTACAATGCCGTGAATTTTCTCAACGGCGTTGATTATGAAGCCTTTGTCGCGCAGAATGAGCAGTTGGCGCTGTTCGGCAATACTCCTGAACAATGGTCAGTGTCCAGCGCCAGAAACCTTGTACGGGCCCTGATACAACTTTGGAATGACTGGTGA
- the argB gene encoding acetylglutamate kinase yields MGAVFPGATPSGEAPGSLGAGYGGIVVVKYGGHAMVSEALKAAMAEDLTALWRAGVRLAVVHGGGPVIGRALQQAGIEGRFIDGLRVTDMAVLEVVERALDQVNSDLVSLIRAAGARAVGLKGNHGLTCARRHPIPGLGYVGEVEAIDREVFEARTVGGHIGVVSPMGRGRDGHTYNINADTVGGALAMALKADRLVMLTDVPGVAGDRERLRILPALDAGGIRDLTARGIICGGMLPKAEAALRALEGGVPRVDIVDGRREHALLRALAEEGYGTAINRDK; encoded by the coding sequence ATGGGTGCTGTGTTTCCAGGGGCCACCCCCTCAGGGGAGGCCCCTGGATCCCTTGGAGCCGGGTACGGAGGCATTGTGGTGGTGAAGTACGGGGGGCACGCCATGGTGAGTGAAGCCCTGAAGGCTGCTATGGCGGAGGATCTCACGGCCCTGTGGAGGGCAGGAGTGCGCCTGGCGGTGGTGCATGGCGGCGGCCCGGTAATCGGGCGGGCATTGCAGCAAGCGGGCATTGAAGGCCGTTTCATAGATGGCCTCAGGGTTACGGACATGGCCGTCCTGGAGGTGGTGGAGCGGGCATTGGACCAGGTGAACTCGGACCTTGTATCCCTCATAAGGGCGGCTGGGGCAAGGGCTGTGGGTCTTAAGGGTAACCACGGGCTCACCTGCGCCCGAAGACACCCCATCCCGGGACTGGGGTATGTTGGTGAGGTAGAGGCAATTGACCGGGAGGTATTTGAAGCAAGAACAGTGGGAGGGCACATCGGCGTGGTGTCTCCCATGGGAAGAGGCCGTGACGGGCACACCTACAACATCAATGCCGATACGGTTGGCGGGGCGCTGGCTATGGCCTTGAAGGCGGACAGGCTAGTCATGCTCACTGATGTTCCGGGTGTAGCGGGGGACAGAGAGCGGCTCAGGATCCTGCCGGCACTCGACGCTGGGGGGATCCGGGACCTCACAGCAAGGGGGATTATCTGCGGTGGGATGCTGCCCAAGGCCGAGGCTGCCTTGCGTGCCCTGGAGGGAGGAGTCCCAAGGGTGGACATAGTTGACGGGAGGAGGGAGCACGCCCTCTTAAGGGCGCTGGCCGAAGAGGGTTACGGTACCGCCATCAACCGGGATAAGTAA
- the argC gene encoding N-acetyl-gamma-glutamyl-phosphate reductase, whose translation MLKASVIGATGYAGQELVRILSVHPGVRLCHLASESYAGVSMGQVYPHLNRKVTMECETPDIEVIGRDSDVVFFCLPPGHAMEIVPKVLEAGARVVDLGADFRLKDPEMFRKWYGETHACPHLLDEAEYGLPELHRDDIGGRRLVANPGCYPTAAILGVAPLLKAGLLDGRPMVIDAKSGVSGAGRALSLQVHFSEVNENMTPYGVGGHRHLPEMIQEMGFIAGRPVSACFTPHIAPVTRGILCTIYIQCSRDLSQEEATEIYMSFYKGEPFVEVLNGSLPSTKHVLGSNNCHVAVRVDENTGMLIVIAAIDNLVKGAAGQAVQNMNILFGLAECAGLKAISIFP comes from the coding sequence ATGCTGAAGGCAAGTGTAATTGGGGCCACGGGTTACGCCGGCCAGGAACTGGTGAGGATCCTTTCGGTGCACCCTGGGGTTAGGCTCTGCCACCTGGCATCGGAATCCTATGCGGGGGTGTCCATGGGCCAGGTGTATCCCCACCTGAACCGCAAGGTTACCATGGAGTGCGAGACACCTGATATAGAGGTGATTGGCCGGGATTCGGATGTGGTGTTCTTCTGTCTCCCGCCGGGGCACGCCATGGAGATTGTGCCCAAGGTGCTCGAGGCTGGGGCCCGTGTGGTCGATCTTGGCGCAGACTTCCGCCTGAAGGACCCAGAGATGTTCCGCAAGTGGTATGGTGAGACCCACGCATGCCCTCACCTTCTCGATGAGGCCGAGTACGGGCTGCCTGAACTCCACAGGGATGACATCGGGGGGCGCCGGCTCGTGGCAAACCCAGGCTGCTATCCCACGGCAGCGATTCTAGGCGTGGCGCCACTGCTGAAGGCGGGACTGCTAGACGGCCGGCCCATGGTTATAGACGCCAAGTCCGGCGTATCGGGGGCCGGCAGAGCCCTGTCCCTTCAGGTTCACTTCTCTGAGGTCAACGAGAACATGACGCCCTACGGGGTGGGGGGGCACCGCCACCTGCCAGAGATGATCCAGGAGATGGGTTTCATCGCGGGCCGCCCTGTGAGTGCGTGCTTCACTCCCCACATTGCCCCGGTGACCAGGGGCATCCTCTGCACCATCTACATCCAGTGCTCCAGGGATCTCTCCCAGGAAGAGGCGACTGAGATCTACATGAGCTTCTACAAGGGGGAGCCCTTTGTTGAGGTGCTTAATGGCAGCCTGCCCAGCACGAAACACGTGCTGGGGTCGAACAACTGCCACGTAGCAGTAAGGGTTGACGAGAACACTGGGATGCTCATCGTCATCGCTGCCATAGACAACCTTGTCAAAGGAGCGGCCGGCCAGGCAGTGCAGAACATGAATATCCTCTTTGGACTGGCGGAGTGCGCTGGGCTGAAGGCCATTTCCATCTTCCCATGA